A genomic region of Raphanus sativus cultivar WK10039 chromosome 6, ASM80110v3, whole genome shotgun sequence contains the following coding sequences:
- the LOC108813468 gene encoding uncharacterized protein LOC108813468: MDPCSFVRIIVGNLTVRFPSSSSSSSEPSVSGINPSTPNCHCKIKLKNFPRQIATVPATFRTESESETRSSGNISTVAACFSLSKAQIEASLKKPKWSVLSIETYSRHGDNFSGASCGLASAGEKLLGRFEVSLDLKSAETKTCLAHNGWITLRGSKKFRSDPELHATVRVEPDPRFVFRFDGEPECSPQVFQVQGNTKQAVFTCKFGARNSNSCDRNQLLCSSSMRSEKEQERKGWSVTVHDLSGSPVAMASMVTPFVPSPGSNRVNRTSPGAWLILRPDGCTWKPWGRLEAWREAGYSSDALGYRFELFQDGIATAVSASSSISLKNGGSFVIDVTGGNATAASTPVTSPQGSWDLGSGSSAGSRPASRPGSGSGSDFGYLLPQHPAQSRGFVMSASVEGVGKRSKPEVEVGVMHVTCTEDAAAHVALAAAVDLSLDACRLFSQKLRKELRQQSQLGVV, from the coding sequence ATGGATCCGTGCTCTTTCGTACGGATCATAGTCGGTAACTTGACCGTTAGGTTTCCCtcgtcgtcgtcttcttcatcGGAGCCGTCTGTTTCCGGAATCAACCCTTCGACTCCTAACTGCCACTGCAAAATCAAACTCAAGAACTTCCCTCGCCAGATCGCCACCGTTCCGGCTACcttccgaaccgaatccgaatccGAGACTCGTTCCTCCGGTAACATCTCAACCGTCGCCGCTTGCTTCAGTCTCAGCAAAGCTCAGATCGAGGCGTCGCTCAAGAAGCCTAAGTGGAGCGTCCTCTCCATCGAGACTTACTCGCGCCACGGCGATAACTTCAGCGGCGCGTCGTGCGGACTCGCTTCGGCGGGGGAGAAGCTGCTCGGAAGATTCGAGGTTTCTCTGGATTTGAAATCCGCGGAGACGAAGACGTGTTTGGCGCACAACGGATGGATTACTCTGAGGGGGTCTAAAAAGTTCAGATCCGATCCGGAGCTCCACGCGACCGTACGGGTCGAACCCGACCCGAGATTCGTGTTTCGGTTCGACGGAGAGCCGGAGTGCAGCCCTCAGGTATTCCAAGTGCAAGGGAACACGAAACAAGCCGTTTTCACTTGTAAATTTGGCGCGAGGAATTCTAACTCGTGCGATCGGAATCAGTTGTTATGCAGCTCCTCGATGCGATCGGAGAAAGAGCAAGAGAGGAAAGGCTGGTCCGTAACGGTCCACGATCTATCCGGTTCTCCCGTGGCGATGGCCTCTATGGTCACGCCTTTCGTACCGTCTCCCGGTTCGAATCGAGTGAACCGGACGAGTCCCGGCGCGTGGTTAATTCTCAGACCCGACGGTTGCACGTGGAAGCCGTGGGGGAGATTGGAGGCGTGGCGCGAAGCTGGTTACTCCTCCGACGCGCTCGGTTACCGTTTCGAGCTCTTCCAAGACGGAATCGCAACCGCGGTTTCCGCGTCATCGTCTATCAGTTTGAAAAATGGCGGGAGTTTTGTTATTGATGTTACTGGCGGGAACGCCACGGCGGCTTCTACGCCTGTGACGAGTCCTCAGGGAAGCTGGGATCTTGGGTCTGGATCCAGCGCCGGGTCGAGACCCGCGTCGAGGCCGGGATCGGGATCCGGGTCTGATTTTGGGTATCTGCTGCCGCAGCATCCGGCGCAGAGCAGAGGGTTCGTGATGTCGGCTTCAGTGGAAGGAGTGGGGAAACGGAGTAAACCCGAGGTGGAAGTGGGTGTGATGCACGTGACGTGCACGGAGGATGCAGCAGCGCACGTGGCGTTGGCTGCGGCGGTGGATCTGAGTTTGGACGCTTGCAGGCTCTTCTCTCAGAAGCTAAGGAAAGAGCTGAGACAGCAAAGCCAGCTTGGTGTCGTTTGA
- the LOC108811787 gene encoding uncharacterized protein LOC108811787 — protein sequence MKITGSSDPVNSKCEAAALSAPVKTGDQSGVVPSVKQAISAVVSAGPVNPAVNSGGGSGDVNSVKPNKGAPVSSSPGKQVVKTGASSGVRIGVRHKTSVSVGDKTG from the exons ATGAAGATTACCGGTTCAAGCGACCCTGTGAACTCGAAATGCGAAGCGGCGGCCCTCTCTGCTCCGGTCAAAACCGGTGACCAATCCGGCGTCGTCCCCTCGGTGAAGCAAGCGATCTCGGCGGTTGTCTCCGCCGGTCCGGTAAACCCAGCCGTCAACTCCGGTGGCGGTTCCGGCGATGTGAATTCGGTGAAGCCAAACAAAGGTGCGCCGGTCTCTTCCAGTCCAGGCAAACAGGTCGTGAAGACCGGAGCTTCTTCGGGTGTAAGAATCGGCGTGAGGCACAAAACATCTGTCTCCGTCGGTGATAAGACTG GTTGA
- the LOC108807712 gene encoding receptor-like protein kinase HAIKU2 yields the protein MFRQLLIVRLLFLLPLALSRTDHKRELKNLLKLKSTFHEPESKSVFATWTHLNSACEFSGITCNSGRNVIEINLESQSLTNGGNNTSPHLPFDSICDLKFLEKLLLGNNSLRGKILKNLRRCKRLRYLDLGINNFSGEFPAIDSLRLLEFLSLNASGISGRFPWKSLKRLKRLSFLSVGDNRFDPHQFPGEILKLRVLSWLYMSNISITGEIPERIKNLVLLQNLELSDNKISGEIPKGIVQLRNLKQLVIYSNFLTGKLPLGFGNLTNLKYFDASNNSLEGDLSELRSLKNLVSLGLFENRFTGMIPKEFGDFKSLAALSLYRNNLTGKLPEKLGSWTGFKYIDVSENFLEGQIPLDMCKKGAMTHLLMLQNRFTGQFPESYAECKTLIRIRVSKNSLSGVVPYGIWGLPNLQLLDLASNRFEGPFTEDIGNAKSLGSLDLSSNRFSGSIPSQISGASSLVSVNIRMNKFSGIVPDSLGKLKELSSLILDKNSLSGAIPESLGLCASLVDLNLAGNSLSGRIPECLGSLRLLKSLNLSGNRLTGLIPVGLSSLKLSLLDLSNNELSGSVPESLISGAFVGNSGLCSSKISYLQPCVGPRGYNGTGKHLSKLEICFIIAAALVLFLLFCYVIYKVNKDRFNPTAQKKNDWLVSSFRLLNLNEMEVIDEIKPENLIGRGGHGDVYKVTLRNGETLAVKHILRRDTCNESFRSSTGILCNREFEAEIAILSNIKHINVVKLFCSITSEDSKLLVYEFMTNGSLWEQLHERRGEQEIGWRVRKAIALGAAKGLEYLHHGLDRPVIHRDVKSSNILLDEEWRPRIADFGLAKIIQSDSVQRDVSASLIVGTLGYMAPEYAYTTKVNEKSDVYSFGVVLMELVTGKRPVEVEFGENRDIVAWVWSRSKEMNKEKMMVLIDPVIENEYKEDALKVLTIALLCTDKSPQIRPFMKSVVRMLETTGTSYNKSHGEASHGVSDSVEITEGF from the exons ATGTTCCGACAACTACTTATCGTCCGCCTTCTCTTTCTACTTCCCCTCGCTTTATCGAGAACCGACCATAAACGAGAACTCAAGAATCTCCTCAAACTGAAATCCACATTTCATGAACCAGAATCAAAGAGCGTCTTCGCCACCTGGACTCACCTGAACTCAGCTTGTGAATTCTCCGGAATCACCTGCAACTCCGGCCGAAACGTCATCGAGATCAACCTCGAAAGCCAGAGTCTGACCAACGGAGGTAATAACACTAGTCCCCATCTTCCTTTTGATTCAATCTGCGACTTGAAGTTTCTCGAAAAGCTTCTTCTTGGAAACAACTCCTTGCGCGGCAAGATTCTCAAGAATCTCAGGAGATGTAAGCGTCTTAGATACTTAGACCTAGGAATCAACAACTTCTCAGGCGAGTTTCCGGCGATTGATTCTTTAAGGTTACTAGAGTTTTTAAGCTTAAACGCCTCAGGAATCTCCGGGAGGTTCCCTTGGAAGTCTCTGAAACGCTTGAAGAGGTTGAGTTTCTTGAGCGTCGGAGATAACCGGTTCGACCCTCATCAATTTCCAGGGGAGATTCTAAAACTCAGAGTTTTGAGTTGGCTTTACATGAGCAACATCAGCATCACCGGTGAGATTCCAGAGAGAATCAAGAACCTTGTTCTCTTACAAAACCTTGAGCTCTCAGATAACAAAATCTCCGGTGAGATTCCAAAGGGAATAGTTCAGCTTAGAAACCTTAAGCAGCTTGTGATTTACAGCAATTTCTTGACTGGCAAGTTACCATTAGGGTTTGGAAATTTGACGAATCTGAAGTACTTTGATGCATCTAACAACTCGCTAGAAGGTGATTTGTCAGAGCTAAGGTCGTTAAAGAACCTCGTATCTCTCGGCTTATTCGAAAACCGATTCACCGGTATGATCCCTAAAGAGTTTGGAGATTTCAAGAGTTTAGCTGCTTTGTCTCTTTACAGAAACAATCTCACTGGGAAGCTTCCGGAGAAACTCGGATCTTGGACAGGTTTTAAATACATAGACGTGTCTGAGAACTTTTTAGAAGGTCAGATTCCTCTTGATATGTGCAAGAAAGGCGCAATGACGCATCTTCTGATGTTGCAGAACAGGTTCACAGGACAGTTTCCAGAGAGCTATGCTGAATGCAAGACTCTGATACGTATCCGTGTAAGCAAGAACTCTCTCTCTGGTGTGGTTCCTTATGGGATTTGGGGTTTGCCTAATCTCCAGCTTCTTGATCTTGCTTCTAACCGTTTTGAAGGACCTTTCACTGAGGATATTGGTAATGCCAAGTCTCTTGGCTCTTTAGACTTGAGCAGCAATAGATTCTCAGGTTCTATACCGTCTCAGATCTCAGGAGCTAGCTCGCTAGTGTCGGTGAATATTCGCATGAACAAGTTTTCCGGGATAGTACCTGACTCTTTGGGAAAGCTTAAGGAGCTTTCAAGTCTCATTCTTGACAAGAACAGCCTCTCTGGTGCTATACCAGAGTCATTAGGTTTGTGTGCATCTTTGGTTGATCTAAACCTAGCTGGAAACTCACTCTCTGGGAGAATCCCTGAATGTTTAGGATCTTTACGGTTATTAAAATCTCTTAATCTGTCAGGAAACAGACTAACTGGGTTGATTCCGGTTGGTTTGTCGTCTCTTAAGCTGAGCTTACTTGACTTATCCAACAACGAGTTGTCTGGTTCTGTTCCTGAATCACTCATAAGTGGAGCCTTTGTAGGAAACTCAGGTTTATGCAGCTCAAAGATATCATATCTTCAGCCATGTGTAGGACCTCGAGGTTACAATGGGACAGGAAAACACTTGTCTAAACTGGAGATATGTTTTATCATTGCTGCAGCACTTGTTCTGTTTCTTTTATTCTGTTACGTGATCTACAAGGTAAATAAAGATAGGTTTAATCCCACGGCTCAGAAGAAGAATGACTGGTTAGTGAGCTCATTCCGGTTACTTAACTTGAATGAAATGGAAGTCATCGATGAGATCAAGCCAGAGAATCTCATAGGCAGAGGTGGTCACGGGGATGTCTACAAAGTAACCTTAAGAAACGGTGAAACCCTAGCtgttaagcacatcttgagaagAGATACTTGCAACGAAAGTTTCAGAAGCTCAACGGGAATTTTGTGTAACCGAGAATTTGAGGCAGAAATTGCAATATTGAGCAATATAAAACACATAAACGTTGTGAAGTTGTTCTGCAGCATAACGAGTGAGGACAGTAAGTTACTTGTCTATGAGTTTATGACTAATGGAAGTTTGTGGGAGCAGTTGCACGAGCGCCGTGGTGAGCAAGAAATTGGATGGCGTGTGAGAAAAGCAATAGCTTTAGGAGCTGCTAAAGGGTTGGAGTATCTGCACCATGGATTAGATAGGCCTGTGATACATCGTGACGTGAAGTCTAGTAATATATTGCTTGATGAGGAGTGGAGACCGAGGATTGCTGATTTTGGATTGGCTAAAATCATTCAGTCTGATTCGGTTCAACGAGATGTCTCTGCTTCTCTCATTGTAGGAACCCTCGGCTACATGGCCCCTG AATATGCATACACAACTAAAGTGAACGAGAAGAGCGACGTTTACAGCTTTGGAGTCGTGCTAATGGAGTTGGTAACGGGGAAGAGGCCAGTAGAGGTTGAATTCGGTGAGAACAGAGACATCGTCGCGTGGGTTTGGAGCAGGAGCAAGGAGATGAACAAAGAGAAGATGATGGTGTTAATCGACCCGGTCATAGAAAATGAATACAAGGAGGATGCTCTTAAAGTATTGACTATTGCTTTGTTATGTACGGACAAGTCTCCTCAGATTAGACCGTTTATGAAATCAGTGGTTCGTATGCTGGAGACAACAGGGACTTCTTATAATAAAAGCCACGGAGAAGCAAGTCACGGTGTGAGTGATAGTGTTGAGATTACTGAAGGTTTTTAG
- the LOC108807711 gene encoding agamous-like MADS-box protein AGL62: MMRKNKGRQKIKMAKMKNESNLQVTFSKRKSGLFKKASELCTLCGTEIVVIVFSPGRKVFSFGHPNVDVVIDRFLNINPRHPHQNINLQLNEARQNYVVQDLNDHLAQVTEQLEVEKKRNEDLKQKRKDDKRSKNWWEDPVEGFNLRQLTEFKSGLKILKKKVTTEASKYLQATGHNFYFGSSSNAGFGTFDDDEGNNNSDLDLFNHRRLVGMKTFSCNHQNMIIPHPSTTPYGNAVIERFAPEHNQNKNQYCLKQERCECDHQPDPPPHFRHHYY, from the exons atgatgagaaaaaataaaggtcgtcaaaaaataaagatggcgaaaatgaaaaatgaaagtAATCTCCAAGTTACTTTCTCAAAACGAAAATCTGGTCTTTTCAAAAAAGCTAGTGAGCTTTGCACACTTTGTGGCACAGAAATTGTTGTTATTGTATTTTCACCTGGCCgaaaagttttttcttttggccATCCAAATGTTGATGTTGTAATTGATCGCTTCTTAAATATTAATCCACGGCATCCTCACCAAAACATCAATTTGCAACTTAATGAAGCCCGTCAAAATTATGTTGTACAAGATCTCAACGATCATCTTGCTCAG GTAACAGAGCAATTGGaagtagaaaaaaagagaaatgaaGACTTGAAGCAAAAGAGAAAAGATGATAAGAGGTCCAAGAATTGGTGGGAAGACCCTGTAGAAGGATTCAACTTACGTCAACTCACTGAATTCAAATctggtttgaaaattttgaaaaagaaagtaACAACTGAAGCCTCCAAGTATCTTCAAGCAACTGGTCATAACTTCTATTTTGGAAGTTCTAGTAATGCTGGTTTTGGAActtttgatgatgatgagggTAATAACAACAGTGACTTGGACCTATTTAATCATCGAAGATTGGTGGGTATGAAAACGTTCTCGTGCAATCATCAAAACATGATCATTCCTCATCCTTCTACAACACCGTATGGGAATGCTGTCATCGAAAGGTTTGCTCCAGAACACAACCAAAACAAGAACCAATATTGTCTTAAGCAAGAACGTTGCGAATGTGACCATCAACCTGATCCTCCTCCTCACTTTCGACATCATTACtattaa